The following are from one region of the Paenalkalicoccus suaedae genome:
- a CDS encoding GrpB family protein → MGELNKQVIVMEHREEWQRDFENAKEQISKATGIHAIEHIGSTALQDIVAKPIIDILVGIENIEEVDEKLFKQFKEVGFYRLRVKRPNEIVLAAFEDETLQVKTHFVHLVTYEGELWKDLLFFRDTLRNNRDLRLTYETIKKDSMAIEGMEIGEYTNRKEAFVKGIYAMRREGNK, encoded by the coding sequence ATGGGAGAACTAAATAAACAAGTTATAGTAATGGAGCATCGTGAAGAGTGGCAGCGTGATTTTGAGAATGCGAAGGAACAGATTAGTAAAGCAACTGGCATCCATGCAATTGAGCATATAGGGAGCACAGCCTTACAGGATATTGTTGCAAAGCCTATCATCGACATACTAGTAGGGATAGAAAATATAGAAGAAGTGGACGAGAAGTTATTTAAACAGTTCAAAGAAGTGGGCTTCTATCGATTAAGAGTGAAGCGTCCTAATGAGATCGTCCTTGCAGCTTTTGAAGACGAGACGTTGCAAGTTAAAACCCACTTTGTACATCTAGTTACCTATGAAGGCGAGCTCTGGAAGGATCTTCTCTTCTTTAGAGATACGCTACGTAATAATCGTGACCTACGTTTAACGTACGAAACGATCAAGAAGGATAGCATGGCTATTGAAGGGATGGAGATAGGAGAGTATACAAATCGAAAAGAGGCTTTTGTGAAAGGTATTTATGCGATGCGGCGTGAAGGTAATAAGTAG
- the msrA gene encoding peptide-methionine (S)-S-oxide reductase MsrA, which produces MTHMTTQLATFAGGCFWCMVKPFDEQPGIISVRSGYTGGSVKDPTYQQVKSGESGHYEAVQITFDPELFPYEKLVTLYWQQIDPTDDGGQFIDRGSQYRTAIFYHNEEQKQVAEVSKVKMEQEGPFKDPIVTQVLEASTFYEAEEEHQKFYKKNPEKYKQEQEESGRKDFITSHWE; this is translated from the coding sequence ATGACGCATATGACAACTCAACTCGCAACATTCGCAGGTGGCTGCTTTTGGTGTATGGTAAAGCCGTTTGACGAGCAACCAGGCATCATTTCTGTTCGCTCGGGCTATACTGGTGGATCTGTCAAAGATCCTACGTATCAACAGGTCAAATCTGGTGAATCCGGACATTACGAAGCAGTACAAATTACGTTCGATCCCGAGCTTTTTCCTTACGAAAAATTAGTAACGCTCTATTGGCAACAAATCGATCCAACGGACGATGGCGGACAATTTATTGACCGAGGTAGCCAGTACCGTACCGCTATTTTTTATCACAATGAGGAGCAAAAGCAAGTGGCAGAAGTTTCTAAGGTTAAAATGGAGCAAGAAGGTCCGTTTAAGGATCCGATCGTCACACAAGTGCTTGAAGCTTCTACATTTTATGAAGCAGAAGAAGAGCACCAAAAGTTTTATAAGAAAAATCCTGAAAAGTACAAGCAGGAACAAGAAGAATCGGGACGAAAAGATTTTATTACCTCCCATTGGGAATAA
- a CDS encoding organic hydroperoxide resistance protein encodes MADVVFSTKATANGGREGHVKSDNGVIDVKLQMPKGNDIPQDASNPEQLFAAGYSSCYDGALNLMASKSKKDISSTTTAEVSLIKDESDGGFKIGVVLHVDVKGVSQEEAEELAHKAHEFCPYSKATRGNIDLELKVTGE; translated from the coding sequence ATGGCAGACGTAGTATTTTCAACAAAAGCAACAGCAAATGGTGGCCGCGAAGGTCACGTAAAATCAGATAATGGTGTAATTGATGTAAAGCTTCAAATGCCAAAGGGAAATGATATTCCTCAAGATGCATCAAACCCAGAGCAACTATTCGCAGCAGGGTATTCTTCTTGCTACGATGGCGCATTAAACCTAATGGCATCAAAAAGCAAAAAGGATATTAGCTCAACAACTACTGCAGAAGTAAGCCTCATTAAAGATGAATCCGATGGTGGATTTAAAATTGGTGTCGTGCTTCACGTAGACGTTAAAGGAGTTTCACAAGAGGAAGCAGAAGAGTTAGCGCACAAAGCGCACGAATTCTGCCCGTACTCAAAAGCAACACGAGGCAATATCGACTTAGAGTTAAAAGTAACTGGTGAATAA
- a CDS encoding NADH:flavin oxidoreductase/NADH oxidase family protein, translating into MTQLKTSYQHGNVTSKNRFFKSAMSEGLGTKDGLPDKRLETLYRTWANGGAGILVTGNVMIDKRYLGEPRNVILEDDRHLHAFKRWAQAGTENNTELWMQVNHPGKQVFKGVADEALAPSAILLDSPIEAFLARPREMSEAEIEDVIARFAETSFLAKQAGFTGVQIHGAHGYLISQFLSARHNKREDQWGGPIENRMRLLIRVYEAIREKVGADFPIGVKINSADFQRDSFSEEESLQVIRKLDEIGIDHVEISGGTYERPAMTGMKQSTKEREAYFLQFASLIRETMQVPLAVTGGFRSLSGMNQALGDGVTDFIGIARPLVVYPNLPHDLMYGGKESIELTRKKTGIPFVDDKAMLELTWYSQQLGYLAKGKQTKPDQSAYASLVKTIVKNGTEVFQKRRG; encoded by the coding sequence ATGACACAGCTAAAAACGTCTTATCAGCATGGCAATGTAACGAGTAAAAACCGCTTTTTCAAATCAGCAATGAGCGAAGGGCTCGGCACGAAGGACGGTTTACCCGATAAACGACTTGAGACACTTTATCGCACGTGGGCAAATGGTGGAGCAGGGATCTTGGTCACGGGAAATGTGATGATTGATAAACGATATTTAGGCGAGCCTCGCAACGTCATATTAGAGGATGATAGACATTTGCATGCCTTTAAGCGCTGGGCTCAGGCTGGGACCGAGAACAATACAGAGCTATGGATGCAGGTGAACCATCCTGGTAAACAGGTGTTTAAAGGAGTAGCTGATGAGGCACTTGCTCCTTCTGCGATATTATTAGATTCCCCGATCGAAGCATTTTTGGCACGTCCAAGGGAAATGTCCGAAGCGGAGATCGAAGACGTAATTGCACGATTTGCCGAAACGAGCTTTCTTGCTAAACAAGCAGGCTTCACTGGCGTTCAAATTCACGGCGCTCACGGCTATTTAATTAGTCAATTTTTATCTGCGCGACATAATAAACGAGAGGACCAGTGGGGAGGACCAATTGAGAATCGCATGCGTTTGTTAATTCGCGTGTACGAGGCAATTCGAGAAAAGGTCGGAGCTGATTTCCCGATTGGTGTGAAAATAAATAGCGCAGACTTTCAACGCGATTCTTTCTCGGAGGAAGAGAGTCTGCAAGTGATTCGCAAGCTTGATGAGATAGGTATTGATCACGTGGAGATTTCTGGTGGGACGTATGAACGACCAGCGATGACAGGCATGAAGCAGTCAACGAAAGAGCGCGAGGCTTACTTTTTACAGTTCGCTTCTTTGATTCGAGAGACAATGCAAGTGCCCCTTGCTGTCACGGGCGGATTTCGCTCTCTAAGCGGCATGAATCAAGCGCTAGGTGACGGAGTGACCGATTTTATCGGCATAGCGCGACCACTCGTCGTTTATCCAAACCTTCCTCACGATCTTATGTATGGAGGAAAAGAGTCGATTGAGCTAACTCGCAAAAAGACAGGCATCCCATTCGTAGATGATAAAGCCATGTTAGAGCTTACGTGGTATAGTCAGCAATTAGGTTATTTAGCAAAGGGTAAGCAGACAAAGCCCGACCAATCCGCGTACGCGTCTTTAGTGAAGACTATTGTCAAAAACGGAACGGAAGTGTTTCAAAAACGAAGAGGATAA
- a CDS encoding alpha/beta hydrolase, translating into MRDITFKYSDKKSLPLYYKQAKEFTNTAVLCIHGVTSEMDAWDTASTIISEKANVDCYMPILRGYDDAPVGDLKKKGQFDSDIHDLLTYLYNRYTNVIAIGHSMGSGNLLRYLSTYNDTRLKHTIFTAPFFHPALNTFYKEEEQDRPEDMTYTVYYNKVMAIGILDRLKLPLFHTTTVVEIPHRKVPYDVNSKTSVKKLSFRLMISRFIENPAKIPSVPLDHSTVLVGRFDQIVHPELLTTYWTSSVGRDVTIAEGADHNSILSSKELLETVKKYAG; encoded by the coding sequence ATGAGAGATATTACCTTTAAATACTCAGATAAAAAGAGCCTACCCCTTTACTATAAACAGGCGAAAGAATTTACTAACACCGCCGTGCTATGTATTCATGGCGTTACGAGTGAGATGGATGCATGGGATACGGCCTCTACCATTATTTCTGAAAAAGCGAACGTAGACTGTTATATGCCTATTTTAAGAGGTTATGATGATGCTCCAGTTGGAGATTTAAAAAAGAAAGGTCAATTTGACTCCGATATTCACGACCTATTAACGTATTTATATAACCGCTACACGAATGTCATCGCAATCGGTCACTCAATGGGCTCTGGTAACTTATTAAGATATTTGTCTACGTATAATGACACGCGATTAAAGCACACCATCTTCACCGCCCCATTCTTCCATCCAGCTTTAAATACGTTTTATAAAGAGGAAGAGCAGGATCGACCAGAAGACATGACGTACACGGTATATTATAATAAGGTCATGGCAATAGGCATTTTAGATCGACTAAAGCTACCATTGTTCCACACAACAACAGTTGTTGAAATCCCTCATCGCAAGGTGCCTTATGATGTAAATTCAAAAACCTCGGTTAAAAAACTGAGCTTTAGACTCATGATCTCTCGCTTTATCGAGAATCCGGCTAAAATACCTTCTGTTCCATTAGATCATTCCACCGTATTAGTTGGCAGATTTGATCAAATTGTTCATCCCGAGCTCCTAACGACGTATTGGACTAGCTCTGTCGGAAGAGACGTGACAATTGCTGAAGGTGCGGATCATAATAGCATTTTAAGTAGCAAGGAGCTTTTGGAAACGGTGAAAAAGTATGCGGGGTAA
- a CDS encoding ring-cleaving dioxygenase, which produces MKALKGIHHVSALTAKAKENVHFYTEVLGMRLVKKTVNQDDTSMYHLFYADEKGNPGTDLTFFEIPQAGRTYPGTGSISQTSLRVKDDATLDYWVKRFDENDIKHSGIIDKFGRKTIEFTDFEEQRLALVSDETNEGVAAGTPWEHSPVDREKGIMGLGPVRLTVAKPEKTHNVLTEVLGFENIGTYEHDGKTVTVFSVGEGGTGAEVHVEASEETRERPGRGSVHHVAFRVEDEEELRKWVSFITEKGYANSGFVERYYFKSLYFREPNGILYELATDGPGFESDEPFDTLGEKLALPPYFESQREEIEAKLKPIK; this is translated from the coding sequence GTGAAAGCTCTTAAGGGAATTCACCACGTGTCAGCGTTAACAGCAAAAGCAAAAGAAAATGTGCACTTTTATACAGAAGTATTAGGAATGAGATTAGTAAAGAAAACAGTCAATCAGGATGATACAAGTATGTACCATCTTTTCTATGCCGATGAAAAAGGAAATCCAGGAACGGACTTAACCTTCTTTGAAATTCCGCAAGCAGGCAGAACGTATCCAGGAACAGGCAGCATTAGCCAAACCTCACTACGAGTAAAAGACGACGCGACTCTCGACTATTGGGTGAAGCGTTTTGACGAGAATGACATCAAGCATTCTGGCATCATCGACAAATTCGGTAGAAAGACAATCGAATTTACGGACTTTGAAGAACAGCGTTTAGCGCTTGTTTCTGACGAGACGAATGAAGGTGTCGCTGCTGGAACTCCGTGGGAGCACAGCCCAGTCGATCGTGAGAAAGGAATTATGGGCCTCGGTCCAGTTCGATTAACTGTCGCCAAGCCGGAGAAAACGCATAACGTGCTAACAGAAGTGCTAGGTTTTGAAAATATCGGCACCTATGAGCATGATGGGAAGACAGTCACCGTATTTAGCGTTGGAGAAGGTGGCACAGGTGCAGAAGTTCACGTCGAAGCATCCGAAGAAACACGTGAGCGCCCTGGTCGAGGTAGCGTCCATCACGTCGCATTCCGAGTGGAAGATGAAGAAGAACTCCGCAAATGGGTCTCCTTTATCACGGAAAAAGGGTACGCAAACTCCGGCTTTGTGGAGCGCTACTACTTTAAATCCCTCTATTTCCGCGAGCCAAATGGCATTTTATACGAGCTCGCTACAGATGGACCAGGCTTTGAGAGCGACGAGCCATTTGATACATTAGGCGAAAAATTAGCGTTACCACCATACTTCGAATCTCAACGAGAAGAAATCGAAGCAAAACTAAAGCCGATTAAATAG
- a CDS encoding C45 family autoproteolytic acyltransferase/hydolase, with translation MQIEVIEAKGDAYSFGLLQAQKLKETPLFMKHTNRRKKSIRKYDTDLAESKAWMKELSPVLWEELEGLADGLEWRIQDVIHEYGGYQQNWVKSGCSAIMNNGAYGRNYDYHPKTYDGRFVLWQPSKGFAHVGFAQRIIGRMDGMNEHGLAIGYHFVNRLKPQDGFICCSIARFILDSCKNVKEAVDVLTSLPHRHAFNYSLTDKSGRHAVVEGSGQGAIELKQHDDVCSNHFRLEKKQGENRRILDESKNRLERLKQLRATNPEPLQLLDYLNNTEYGIGKTEYKNWSGTIHSAVYDTKNLTVYAGVGVNGKAIKVPFGDWLKGERYGVRKFRGKLGEILGADHLEERLG, from the coding sequence ATGCAAATAGAAGTAATCGAAGCAAAGGGAGATGCGTATTCGTTTGGTTTACTACAAGCGCAAAAGTTAAAAGAAACTCCCTTATTTATGAAGCATACAAATAGAAGAAAAAAATCAATACGTAAATATGATACTGATCTAGCAGAATCTAAAGCCTGGATGAAAGAACTTAGTCCAGTACTATGGGAAGAGCTTGAAGGACTAGCAGATGGCTTAGAATGGAGAATCCAAGACGTTATTCACGAGTATGGTGGCTACCAGCAAAACTGGGTCAAATCCGGATGTAGCGCTATTATGAATAATGGTGCTTACGGGCGTAACTATGATTATCATCCCAAAACGTATGATGGGCGATTTGTTTTATGGCAACCATCAAAAGGATTTGCACACGTTGGCTTCGCGCAACGAATTATAGGTCGGATGGATGGAATGAATGAGCATGGACTTGCGATTGGTTACCACTTCGTTAATCGACTCAAGCCTCAGGATGGCTTCATTTGTTGTTCGATTGCGCGCTTTATTTTAGATTCCTGTAAAAACGTGAAAGAAGCAGTAGATGTGTTAACGTCATTACCGCATCGACACGCCTTTAACTATTCGTTAACCGATAAATCGGGTAGGCATGCAGTGGTAGAGGGATCAGGTCAAGGTGCCATCGAGCTTAAACAGCATGACGATGTATGCTCTAATCATTTTCGCCTCGAAAAAAAGCAGGGAGAAAATCGACGCATCTTAGATGAATCAAAAAATCGCCTCGAACGATTAAAGCAGCTTAGGGCTACTAATCCTGAGCCTTTACAGCTGTTAGACTACTTAAACAATACGGAATATGGAATTGGTAAAACAGAGTATAAAAACTGGTCAGGCACAATTCATTCAGCTGTATATGACACGAAGAATTTAACCGTTTATGCCGGCGTTGGGGTCAATGGAAAGGCAATTAAGGTACCGTTTGGGGACTGGTTAAAGGGAGAGCGCTATGGCGTTCGCAAATTTAGAGGGAAATTAGGCGAGATACTAGGAGCCGATCACTTAGAAGAACGTTTAGGATAA
- a CDS encoding serine hydrolase domain-containing protein produces MEKLTKELEAHNIETFTIVHKNERVFTFGEGKLDELHQVNSISKSILGILIYLAREEGHIDSLNDPVHTYVKEAVGTPVEKVTINDLLTMTAGYTEAQWRETLQSAEYLQHILTLDRDESATFAYNNVCSYLLAVVLDRATGDAAEFFTSTLKDPLDLHATWEKTDEGVLLGGYGLRISANSLTKLVKELKSYTFFDELMKPRVDSGIRNQQYAHHWWVSKGTSRQPIIYYAAGRKGKFIFLIPEREIEVICTVTMENDLVPFQWLLKYLLPNKMFAKTE; encoded by the coding sequence ATGGAAAAATTAACGAAAGAGCTCGAGGCGCATAACATCGAAACATTTACCATTGTACATAAAAATGAACGCGTTTTTACTTTTGGAGAGGGCAAGCTAGACGAGCTTCATCAAGTGAACTCCATATCTAAATCTATTTTAGGAATTCTCATTTACCTTGCGCGCGAGGAAGGACATATCGATTCGCTTAACGATCCTGTTCACACCTATGTAAAAGAGGCTGTTGGCACGCCTGTAGAAAAAGTGACGATCAATGATCTTCTAACGATGACTGCGGGGTACACGGAAGCTCAGTGGAGGGAGACACTTCAATCAGCGGAATACCTTCAGCATATTTTAACGCTTGATCGCGATGAGTCCGCTACGTTTGCGTACAATAACGTCTGCTCCTACTTGCTTGCAGTGGTTTTAGACCGCGCAACTGGCGATGCTGCGGAGTTCTTTACAAGCACACTTAAAGATCCACTCGATCTTCATGCCACTTGGGAAAAGACAGACGAAGGTGTGCTCCTTGGTGGCTATGGACTTCGCATCTCGGCGAATTCTTTGACGAAGCTAGTAAAAGAACTTAAGAGCTACACGTTTTTTGATGAGTTAATGAAGCCACGAGTCGATTCTGGTATACGAAATCAGCAATACGCGCATCACTGGTGGGTAAGTAAGGGAACGTCACGTCAGCCAATTATTTATTATGCGGCAGGGCGGAAGGGGAAGTTTATCTTTCTAATACCTGAGCGGGAGATCGAGGTTATTTGCACAGTGACGATGGAAAATGATCTGGTACCTTTCCAATGGTTACTTAAATATTTGCTTCCAAATAAAATGTTTGCAAAAACTGAATAA
- a CDS encoding GTP-binding protein encodes MARVIPVTVLSGFLGSGKTTLLQHILTETHGKKIAVIVNDMSEINVDGDILKKHGISRTDEKLVEMSNGCICCTLREDLLLEVEKLAADKELDAIVIESSGISEPVPVAQTFSYIDEETGVDLTKTCRLDTMVTVVDANRFWKDFKSGESLMDRKQEANEDDDRDIADLLIDQIEFCDVLIVNKQSMLEQQELDKLTDLLRKLQPDAELYMTDYSKVEVERLIDTKKFNFDKASMSAGWLKELELEDHTPETEEYGISSFVYRRERPFHSERFFEWGNQFPEEVLRAKGIVWCATRNDLALLLSQAGSSVALDPVSFWVASLSKETQEAYLTEDPDLKKEWREDIGDRKTELVFIGAAMDRETIVKELDECLLTDEEFEADWKKLHDPFPWEEQAPPK; translated from the coding sequence GTGGCACGTGTGATTCCAGTAACGGTACTTAGTGGATTTTTAGGATCTGGTAAAACAACATTGCTACAGCATATTTTAACCGAGACGCATGGTAAAAAAATTGCTGTTATTGTTAATGATATGAGTGAAATTAATGTAGATGGAGATATTTTAAAAAAGCACGGTATTTCACGAACAGATGAGAAGCTTGTAGAAATGTCGAATGGGTGCATTTGCTGTACGCTTCGAGAAGATCTTTTATTAGAAGTAGAAAAACTTGCGGCGGATAAAGAGTTAGACGCTATTGTCATTGAATCATCAGGCATCTCAGAGCCGGTACCAGTGGCCCAAACCTTTAGCTATATTGATGAGGAAACGGGTGTAGATTTAACAAAGACGTGTCGATTAGATACGATGGTAACGGTAGTTGATGCGAATCGCTTTTGGAAGGATTTTAAATCAGGTGAAAGCTTGATGGATCGCAAGCAAGAGGCGAATGAAGACGATGATCGCGATATTGCTGATCTATTAATTGATCAGATTGAATTTTGTGACGTTCTAATAGTGAACAAGCAATCGATGCTTGAGCAACAAGAGTTAGATAAGTTAACGGATTTACTTCGTAAGCTTCAGCCAGACGCGGAGCTCTATATGACAGATTATTCTAAAGTAGAAGTAGAGCGATTAATTGATACAAAAAAATTCAATTTTGATAAAGCAAGTATGTCAGCTGGATGGTTGAAGGAGTTAGAGCTTGAAGATCATACTCCTGAGACAGAGGAATATGGAATTTCCTCTTTTGTCTACAGACGTGAGCGACCATTTCACTCTGAGCGCTTTTTTGAGTGGGGCAATCAGTTCCCAGAGGAGGTACTTCGTGCGAAAGGAATCGTTTGGTGTGCGACGAGAAACGACTTAGCCCTGTTACTTTCTCAGGCGGGAAGTAGTGTCGCACTTGATCCCGTATCTTTTTGGGTAGCTTCATTATCTAAAGAGACGCAAGAAGCGTATTTAACAGAAGATCCAGATCTAAAAAAAGAATGGCGAGAGGATATTGGTGACCGTAAAACAGAGCTTGTATTCATAGGAGCAGCCATGGACCGAGAGACAATTGTCAAAGAGTTAGATGAATGTTTATTAACAGATGAGGAGTTTGAGGCTGATTGGAAGAAGCTTCACGACCCGTTCCCATGGGAAGAGCAAGCACCACCAAAATAG
- the cls gene encoding cardiolipin synthase translates to MTFEFEIVSILLIILFLINILFAGIIIFIERKDASATWAWVLILFFIPFLGFLVYIFLGQNLTRRRLFDWEGIKKIGIMDIIAKQIQQVQNPSFSYHDENIDPYRDLIFMHLINNDAILTKDNHVEVFADGHDKFRQLLQDLEDAKDHIHMQYYIFRNDDLGQQIIQKLTQKAQEGVQVRILYDELGSRQLRRKHFKELTAAGGEVGVFFPSKLAPLNFRLNYRNHRKLTVIDGQHGYVGGFNVGDEYLGKSKKFGYWRDTHLRVSGNAVDPMQTRFILDWNQASKDHPIQYEARYFPMKNPSNGTATMQIVSSGPDSEWEQIKNGYMKMIMIAKESIYIQTPYFIPDQSLLDSLRVAALTGKDVRIMIPSMPDHPFVYWATLSHIGQLLKSGVKVYIYQKGFIHAKSIIIDRKMSSVGTANIDMRSFKLNFEVNAFIYDQEISERLSKDFENDMMISDRLTIEKYNTRPKMIRFKESISRLLSPIL, encoded by the coding sequence ATGACTTTCGAATTTGAAATTGTATCCATACTGTTAATCATTCTATTTTTAATCAACATACTATTTGCAGGTATTATCATTTTTATTGAACGAAAGGACGCGTCTGCTACGTGGGCATGGGTCCTTATTTTATTTTTTATCCCGTTTCTTGGCTTCTTAGTGTACATTTTCCTCGGCCAAAATTTAACGAGACGACGCCTGTTTGATTGGGAAGGGATAAAAAAGATTGGGATCATGGACATTATCGCGAAGCAGATTCAGCAGGTACAAAACCCATCATTTTCTTACCATGACGAAAATATTGACCCGTATCGAGACCTAATATTTATGCATCTCATCAACAACGATGCCATCTTAACAAAGGATAATCATGTCGAAGTATTTGCGGATGGACATGATAAATTCAGACAGCTTCTTCAAGATCTCGAGGATGCTAAAGATCATATTCATATGCAATATTACATTTTTAGAAACGACGATTTAGGTCAGCAAATTATTCAAAAGCTCACACAAAAAGCGCAGGAGGGTGTGCAGGTTCGCATTTTGTATGACGAGCTAGGCTCAAGGCAACTGCGAAGAAAACACTTTAAAGAGCTCACGGCTGCTGGTGGAGAAGTTGGCGTATTCTTCCCATCTAAACTTGCACCACTTAACTTCCGACTCAACTATCGTAATCACCGCAAGCTAACGGTTATTGATGGACAGCACGGCTATGTTGGAGGATTTAATGTCGGGGATGAATATTTAGGCAAAAGCAAAAAGTTCGGCTATTGGCGTGACACGCATCTACGTGTATCCGGCAATGCTGTCGATCCGATGCAAACACGCTTTATTCTCGATTGGAATCAAGCGTCGAAAGACCACCCAATCCAGTACGAAGCACGCTATTTCCCAATGAAAAATCCATCTAACGGTACGGCAACGATGCAAATTGTCTCAAGCGGCCCTGACTCCGAATGGGAGCAAATTAAGAATGGCTACATGAAAATGATCATGATCGCAAAAGAGTCGATTTACATCCAAACACCATATTTCATCCCAGACCAAAGTCTCCTGGATTCGCTACGTGTAGCGGCGCTCACAGGCAAAGACGTTCGCATCATGATCCCAAGTATGCCAGATCATCCATTCGTCTATTGGGCAACTCTATCGCACATCGGACAGCTTTTAAAATCTGGTGTCAAAGTCTACATTTATCAAAAAGGCTTTATTCATGCCAAGTCTATTATCATTGACAGAAAAATGAGTTCTGTAGGTACCGCAAACATTGATATGCGAAGCTTTAAATTAAACTTTGAGGTTAATGCATTTATTTACGATCAAGAGATATCAGAGAGACTGTCAAAGGACTTTGAAAATGACATGATGATCTCCGATCGATTAACAATTGAAAAATATAACACACGACCAAAAATGATTCGATTCAAAGAGTCCATTTCTCGTTTGCTGTCACCAATATTATAA
- a CDS encoding DUF7674 family protein, with product MNRQTFITYFLTRFPEYKGAYKQHLEDYDDLLLHVFLGDTINERLQELFDADKDEMGELQQIFTLLEKMSVEGDLDIQEVLSVTILARLGDDKDHLKKSYRLMGDNTKIASDEIERYWGRIK from the coding sequence ATGAATAGGCAAACATTTATTACATACTTTTTAACTCGTTTTCCAGAGTATAAAGGTGCTTATAAGCAACACTTAGAAGATTATGATGACTTGCTACTTCATGTATTTTTAGGGGATACAATAAATGAGAGGTTGCAGGAACTATTCGATGCAGATAAGGATGAGATGGGCGAATTACAACAGATCTTTACTTTGTTAGAGAAGATGTCGGTTGAGGGAGATTTAGATATTCAAGAGGTTTTATCGGTAACAATTCTAGCAAGACTTGGTGATGATAAAGATCATTTAAAAAAGTCATACAGGCTAATGGGGGATAATACTAAAATAGCTTCTGATGAAATTGAGAGATACTGGGGTAGAATCAAATAA
- the msrB gene encoding peptide-methionine (R)-S-oxide reductase MsrB: protein MKKFTIITTLIVFSVLGVIFIPIVYDYFTARSYGSEPLELAENDYREVATFAGGCFWCMEPPFEKLEGVDDAVSGYIGGEEENPAYDDVASGNTGHVEAVQVIYDPSIVSYEDLVQIFWRQINPMDDEGQFVDRGFQYTTGIFYHSDEQREIAEASLEELDASGRFPEPIVTPINEATTFYQAEDYHQNFYLENSVRYDFYRANSGRDDFLDEYWGEDREYEVAAPDSGEIASWRQYEKESEEELRERLTDIQFDVTQNDATEPAFQNEYWRNYEDGIYVDIVSGEPLFSSTHMYDSETGWPSFTQPIMEETIVETTDWKLFYPRTEIRSKYADSHVGHVFNDGPEPTGLRYCMNSAAMQFIPLEEMEDSGYGEFLYLFDETNN from the coding sequence GTGAAAAAATTTACGATTATTACGACGTTAATCGTTTTTTCCGTGTTAGGCGTTATCTTTATTCCGATCGTCTATGATTACTTTACTGCAAGATCCTATGGCAGTGAGCCATTAGAACTCGCTGAGAATGATTATAGAGAAGTAGCAACATTTGCCGGAGGGTGCTTCTGGTGTATGGAGCCTCCTTTCGAAAAGCTCGAGGGAGTAGATGATGCTGTATCCGGATATATTGGCGGTGAAGAAGAGAATCCAGCCTATGATGACGTAGCTTCAGGTAATACAGGACATGTAGAAGCTGTTCAGGTGATTTACGATCCATCGATCGTATCCTATGAAGATCTTGTACAGATCTTTTGGAGACAGATTAACCCAATGGATGATGAGGGGCAATTTGTAGATAGAGGCTTCCAATATACAACTGGTATTTTTTATCACAGTGATGAGCAGCGAGAGATTGCCGAGGCTTCATTAGAAGAATTAGATGCTTCCGGTAGATTCCCTGAACCAATCGTGACGCCAATTAATGAAGCGACAACGTTCTATCAGGCAGAGGACTATCATCAAAACTTTTATCTCGAAAACTCTGTACGTTATGACTTTTACCGAGCTAACTCAGGCCGAGATGATTTCTTAGATGAGTACTGGGGCGAGGATCGCGAGTACGAAGTAGCAGCACCAGATAGCGGAGAAATTGCCTCTTGGAGACAGTATGAGAAAGAGTCAGAGGAAGAGCTTCGCGAGAGACTGACAGATATTCAGTTTGATGTGACTCAAAATGATGCGACTGAACCTGCGTTTCAAAATGAATATTGGAGAAACTATGAAGACGGTATCTATGTCGATATCGTCTCAGGGGAGCCACTATTTTCTTCCACACACATGTATGACTCAGAGACTGGCTGGCCAAGCTTTACACAGCCAATTATGGAAGAAACGATCGTAGAAACAACGGATTGGAAGCTTTTTTACCCTAGAACGGAAATAAGAAGTAAGTACGCTGATTCCCACGTCGGGCACGTGTTTAATGATGGTCCGGAGCCGACAGGACTTCGCTATTGTATGAACTCGGCGGCGATGCAGTTTATTCCGCTCGAAGAGATGGAAGACAGCGGCTACGGCGAATTTCTCTATTTATTTGACGAAACAAACAACTAG